A genomic window from Fibrobacterota bacterium includes:
- a CDS encoding response regulator — MSRRILVIEDESSIRENIREMLEAEGFEITEAADGTEGVRKSVEHAPDLVVCDVNMPGMDGFQVLASLRASTDTLHVPFLFLTARADRTSLRRGMELGAEDYLTKPFSRQELLAAVGTRLSRSESLAATYRNQLGALRNTLARALPHELLTPLNGILGLSGILVEEYETVRRGEMLDIARGISHSGEALHRLVHRFLAYAELEMAILDSSLRDRIANTVCTDAPGVCARALELTVFPFDAAIQILDDHLEMLLQELSGISGPFESCAVSQSDGFWRILLRSAPQTEHRRLPMDASSLSSSLVKAIATIYGAKLTNLDDNSLVVSIPLAKKP; from the coding sequence ATGAGCCGCAGGATCCTGGTGATTGAAGACGAATCCTCGATCCGCGAGAACATCCGCGAGATGCTGGAAGCGGAAGGGTTCGAGATCACCGAAGCCGCCGACGGCACCGAAGGCGTGCGAAAATCCGTGGAACATGCGCCGGATCTTGTCGTCTGCGACGTCAACATGCCGGGCATGGACGGATTCCAGGTGCTGGCCAGCCTGCGGGCGTCCACCGATACCCTCCACGTCCCCTTCCTGTTCCTGACCGCTCGCGCCGACCGCACCAGCCTGCGCCGAGGCATGGAGCTGGGCGCGGAAGACTACCTGACCAAACCGTTCAGTCGCCAGGAGCTTCTGGCCGCCGTGGGAACCCGGTTGTCGCGCTCCGAGAGCCTGGCCGCCACCTACCGCAACCAACTGGGCGCGCTGCGCAACACCTTGGCCCGCGCACTTCCCCACGAACTGCTCACCCCTCTCAACGGCATCCTCGGGTTGTCCGGAATCCTGGTGGAGGAATACGAGACCGTGCGACGCGGCGAGATGCTCGACATCGCCCGCGGCATCAGCCACTCCGGCGAGGCGCTGCATCGCCTGGTCCACCGTTTCCTGGCCTATGCCGAACTGGAAATGGCCATCCTCGATTCCTCGCTGCGCGACCGCATCGCCAACACCGTCTGCACGGACGCCCCGGGCGTCTGCGCGCGGGCCCTGGAACTCACCGTTTTCCCCTTCGACGCGGCGATCCAGATCCTGGACGACCACCTCGAAATGCTCCTGCAGGAATTGTCCGGAATCTCCGGCCCCTTCGAATCCTGCGCCGTCTCCCAATCCGACGGATTTTGGCGGATCCTGCTGCGGTCCGCGCCGCAGACCGAGCATCGACGCCTTCCGATGGACGCATCGAGCCTGAGCTCATCGCTGGTCAAGGCGATCGCGACCATCTACGGTGCGAAACTCACCAACCTCGACGACAACTCCCTGGTGGTATCCATCCCGCTGGCCAAGAAGCCCTGA